The Megasphaera stantonii genome includes a window with the following:
- the megL gene encoding methionine gamma-lyase, with protein MKREELMQLGFATRAIHGGAAPNTFGALSAPIYQTSTFVFDSAAQGGSRFALQEDGYIYSRLGNPTCAVAEEKIALLEGTESCVSAGSGMGAISSALWTLLGQGGHLVASETLYGCTFALMNHGLTRYGVDVTFVDMTDLDAVQKALRPDTKAVYLETPANPTLKIMDIETISAMAHQIEGCQVVVDNTFCTPYIQRPVELGADIVVHSATKYLNGHGDVIAGFVCGRKDYIDQVRLFGIKDMTGSVLSPFDAFLIARGLKTLEIRMERHCANAMKVAAFLEDHPAVASVSYPGLKSFPQYDLAKKQMALPGGMISFELKGGKAEGAVVMDNVKLCKLAVSLGDAETLIEHAASMTHSTYTPDELKMAGISEGLVRLSVGLENAEDIIADLEQALNLIAK; from the coding sequence ATGAAACGAGAAGAATTAATGCAGTTAGGATTTGCTACGCGGGCTATTCACGGCGGAGCCGCGCCCAATACGTTCGGAGCCTTATCCGCCCCGATCTATCAGACGTCGACCTTTGTCTTCGACTCGGCCGCCCAGGGCGGCAGCCGCTTCGCCCTGCAGGAGGACGGCTACATTTACAGCCGCTTGGGAAACCCGACCTGCGCCGTCGCCGAAGAAAAAATCGCCCTGCTGGAAGGCACGGAATCCTGCGTGTCCGCCGGCTCGGGCATGGGTGCTATTTCCTCGGCCCTGTGGACTCTCCTGGGGCAGGGCGGCCACCTCGTAGCCAGCGAAACGCTGTACGGCTGCACCTTCGCCCTCATGAACCACGGCCTGACCCGCTACGGCGTCGACGTGACCTTCGTCGACATGACCGATCTAGACGCCGTGCAGAAGGCCCTGCGCCCTGACACGAAGGCCGTCTATCTGGAAACGCCGGCCAACCCGACGCTGAAAATCATGGATATCGAAACAATCAGCGCCATGGCCCACCAGATCGAGGGCTGCCAAGTCGTCGTCGACAACACCTTCTGCACGCCCTACATCCAGCGGCCCGTCGAATTGGGCGCCGATATCGTCGTCCACTCGGCGACGAAGTACCTGAACGGCCACGGCGACGTCATCGCCGGCTTCGTCTGCGGCCGCAAGGACTACATCGACCAGGTCCGCCTCTTCGGCATCAAGGACATGACAGGCTCCGTCCTGAGCCCCTTCGACGCCTTCCTCATCGCCCGCGGCCTGAAAACGCTGGAAATCCGCATGGAACGGCACTGCGCCAACGCCATGAAGGTAGCCGCATTCCTGGAAGACCACCCGGCCGTAGCCTCGGTCAGCTATCCCGGCCTCAAGAGCTTCCCCCAGTACGACCTGGCTAAGAAGCAGATGGCCCTGCCCGGCGGCATGATTTCCTTTGAGCTCAAGGGCGGCAAGGCCGAAGGAGCCGTCGTCATGGACAACGTCAAACTCTGCAAGCTGGCCGTGTCCTTAGGCGACGCCGAAACCCTCATCGAGCACGCCGCATCCATGACTCATTCGACCTACACGCCGGACGAATTAAAAATGGCCGGCATCAGCGAAGGGCTGGTCCGCCTGTCCGTAGGGCTAGAAAACGCAGAAGACATCATCGCCGACCTGGAACAAGCTTTGAACTTGATTGCAAAATAA
- a CDS encoding DeoR/GlpR family DNA-binding transcription regulator yields MLPVERRQFILDELYKNKAVAVNELAQQLGVTTMTIRRDLQLLEDNGLVEKSHGGAVLTESLIKEATYHNRKLVRIQEKRQIAEAALPLIESSMSIYLDAGTTNYELAELIAKKRWDGLTVVTNDLAIAQVLMPAAGLDVIMLGGYVDEESGSTCGALATNMVRQMHFDLNFLGTQAVTPDWRVMTANAQKIDLKRACVEAADKTVLAADHSKFKKHKLHYIFDIWAMDVVISDYVLEPEEEKLFQEHNVTFIHV; encoded by the coding sequence ATGCTGCCTGTAGAACGACGGCAGTTCATTCTGGACGAACTGTATAAGAACAAGGCCGTGGCAGTAAACGAGCTGGCGCAGCAGCTCGGCGTCACGACGATGACCATACGAAGGGACTTGCAGCTGCTGGAAGACAACGGATTGGTGGAAAAGAGTCACGGCGGAGCCGTGCTGACGGAATCGCTAATCAAGGAAGCGACGTATCACAACCGCAAGCTGGTGCGGATACAAGAAAAGCGGCAGATTGCAGAAGCCGCCTTGCCGCTCATCGAATCGTCCATGAGCATTTACCTAGACGCTGGGACGACGAATTACGAATTGGCTGAATTGATCGCCAAGAAGCGCTGGGACGGGCTGACCGTCGTCACGAACGACCTGGCCATCGCCCAGGTATTGATGCCGGCGGCGGGGCTGGACGTGATTATGCTGGGCGGCTACGTCGACGAAGAATCGGGTTCGACCTGCGGCGCCTTGGCTACGAACATGGTCCGGCAGATGCATTTCGATTTGAACTTCCTGGGGACCCAGGCCGTGACGCCTGATTGGCGGGTCATGACGGCCAACGCCCAGAAAATTGATTTGAAGCGGGCCTGCGTGGAAGCCGCTGACAAGACCGTGCTGGCGGCGGATCATTCCAAGTTCAAAAAGCACAAGCTGCATTATATTTTTGATATCTGGGCCATGGATGTGGTCATCAGCGATTACGTCCTGGAGCCGGAGGAAGAAAAGCTGTTTCAAGAGCATAACGTGACGTTTATACACGTGTAA
- a CDS encoding PLP-dependent aminotransferase family protein translates to MSISSTYLDSLTPSAIRSITAKIRDKASQGIKIDSFAGGLPAPDLFPVKELEEITVKAFQEEGGEVIQYAASDGYTPLREEIARLMKEKFDVTNITFKNVFITCGSQQGLNYISKGLIEDGDCVVCETPTYVGAIDSIKAYNPTVIGVHMDDDGINLEELEAVLRGNTVKFIYLIPDFQNPSGRSMSVEKRKQIVELAEKYDTYIYEDAPYSLISFTGNIMPAVKSFDKYNRVIYAGSFSKTIAPGLRVGWIVADEESITKLVYMKMRDDLQVNNIAQRQVYGYLYNYNFDEHLATIQGIYKERRDCMLQAVKTYFPEDTKVVVPEGGLFMWLELNPSIDTLQMFDYVFSKNIAYVPGTFFCVGEKGLNTMRLNFATLDTDVIQTKIAELGTLIKSYMEARK, encoded by the coding sequence ATGTCTATTTCCAGCACGTATCTCGATTCTTTAACTCCGTCGGCAATTCGCAGTATTACTGCAAAAATTAGAGATAAGGCAAGCCAAGGAATCAAAATTGATTCTTTTGCCGGGGGATTGCCGGCGCCGGATTTATTCCCTGTAAAGGAATTGGAAGAAATTACAGTTAAAGCCTTCCAAGAAGAAGGTGGAGAAGTAATTCAATATGCGGCATCAGATGGATATACTCCTTTACGAGAAGAGATTGCCCGCTTGATGAAAGAGAAATTTGATGTAACGAATATTACTTTTAAAAATGTCTTCATTACTTGCGGGTCTCAACAGGGCCTCAACTATATATCCAAAGGGCTGATTGAAGACGGAGATTGCGTTGTATGTGAGACACCGACATATGTAGGAGCCATTGACAGTATAAAAGCTTATAACCCGACTGTAATCGGCGTTCATATGGATGACGACGGTATTAATTTAGAGGAATTAGAAGCCGTTTTAAGAGGAAATACCGTAAAATTTATTTATCTGATTCCCGACTTTCAAAATCCCAGCGGCCGCAGTATGTCGGTCGAAAAACGCAAACAAATTGTAGAACTGGCAGAAAAATACGATACATATATTTATGAAGATGCGCCGTACAGTCTCATTTCGTTTACTGGTAACATTATGCCAGCTGTCAAATCCTTCGATAAATATAACAGAGTGATATATGCGGGATCTTTTTCTAAAACGATTGCTCCGGGACTTCGTGTAGGTTGGATCGTTGCAGACGAAGAAAGCATTACAAAATTAGTATATATGAAAATGAGGGATGACTTGCAGGTTAACAATATTGCGCAAAGACAAGTATACGGATATCTGTACAACTATAATTTTGATGAGCATTTAGCTACGATTCAAGGCATATACAAAGAACGCAGAGACTGCATGTTGCAGGCTGTTAAAACCTATTTCCCTGAAGATACGAAAGTGGTCGTGCCGGAAGGCGGATTATTCATGTGGTTGGAATTAAATCCGTCTATTGATACGCTGCAAATGTTTGATTATGTTTTTAGCAAAAATATTGCATATGTGCCGGGAACGTTCTTTTGCGTAGGGGAAAAGGGACTCAATACGATGCGGCTGAATTTTGCGACGCTGGATACGGACGTTATCCAAACGAAAATTGCCGAATTAGGAACGCTGATAAAATCTTATATGGAAGCCCGTAAATAG
- a CDS encoding four-carbon acid sugar kinase family protein translates to MHEFVVIADDFTGANDTGVQICKKGIPVRVLLDAAQVAGSEDSLVVDTESRVVSPQEAYDKVFGAVQAVMASGGCRYLYKKVDSTLRGHIREEVRAAIDAYEPETILFAPSYPAQGRWVQGKRLYVQGTALLDTEIAKDPRNPLECDNIAELLEPCTGSVRHYAVSDLEGETVRIGAGAYTFDAVSPDHLTYIARQAVDSGRRILWIGSAGLAEALLNVLYPPKPAVAIVGSISGKTMEQIAYCRAQGVPVIRIDMAKAHQTGSIREELAQAAAFLQSGTDVVVTAAACRQDYEDFVAYGKRIGLSTDALAECTKRTLSEAVPQLLQKADAAGLFLTGGDTAIAVIQALQCAGSHIQQEILPGFVQGRLCGGPWDSMAVVTKAGAFGSKADIWACMQRLRML, encoded by the coding sequence ATGCATGAATTTGTTGTAATTGCCGACGATTTTACCGGCGCGAACGACACGGGCGTCCAGATCTGCAAGAAGGGGATTCCCGTGCGAGTGCTATTGGATGCGGCGCAGGTTGCCGGCAGCGAAGACAGCCTCGTCGTCGATACGGAGAGCCGTGTCGTATCGCCCCAGGAAGCGTACGACAAGGTCTTTGGCGCCGTACAGGCCGTCATGGCTTCCGGCGGCTGCCGCTATTTGTACAAAAAGGTGGATTCTACCCTGCGCGGCCATATACGGGAAGAAGTCCGGGCTGCTATAGACGCCTATGAGCCGGAAACGATTCTTTTCGCGCCGTCCTATCCGGCCCAGGGACGATGGGTGCAGGGGAAGCGACTGTATGTGCAGGGAACGGCGCTGCTGGATACGGAAATCGCCAAGGACCCGCGCAATCCGCTGGAGTGCGATAATATTGCCGAGCTGCTGGAGCCCTGTACGGGATCGGTTCGTCATTATGCCGTGTCCGATTTAGAAGGAGAGACCGTGCGCATTGGCGCAGGAGCCTATACCTTTGACGCCGTGTCGCCGGACCATTTGACGTATATCGCCCGGCAGGCCGTAGATTCGGGCCGCCGGATCCTGTGGATTGGTTCCGCCGGCTTGGCGGAAGCCTTGCTGAACGTCCTGTATCCGCCGAAACCGGCCGTCGCCATCGTCGGCAGCATCAGCGGCAAGACGATGGAGCAAATCGCCTATTGCCGGGCCCAGGGCGTGCCTGTCATTCGCATCGACATGGCGAAGGCTCATCAGACCGGCAGCATACGGGAAGAGCTTGCTCAGGCGGCGGCGTTCCTGCAGAGCGGTACGGATGTCGTCGTTACGGCGGCGGCCTGCCGGCAGGATTATGAAGACTTCGTCGCTTATGGAAAGCGGATCGGCTTGTCGACGGATGCCTTAGCCGAATGTACGAAGCGCACCCTGAGCGAGGCCGTCCCGCAGCTGCTGCAGAAGGCCGACGCGGCGGGATTGTTCCTGACTGGCGGAGACACGGCGATCGCCGTCATTCAGGCCCTGCAGTGCGCAGGCTCGCATATTCAGCAGGAAATCCTGCCGGGATTTGTGCAGGGACGACTTTGCGGCGGCCCATGGGACAGCATGGCTGTCGTCACGAAAGCCGGGGCCTTCGGCAGCAAGGCGGACATATGGGCCTGCATGCAGCGCTTGCGAATGCTGTAA
- a CDS encoding Na+/H+ antiporter NhaC family protein — protein sequence MDIKEEIKTGKKLLRQSAVEPSGKALIPFAIFVIVYLGCGVILEYQGAEMAFYQFPAPLAAIIGVMAAFVLLTGSFDEKFETFVRGCGDSNILIMCIIYLLAGGFAAVCNASGCLDSTVNLGLTYIPAEYLAAGIFIISGFIATATGTSCGSAAAVGPIAIAVADKAGISLPFIMGCVIGGIMLGDNLSIISDTTIASTRTQGCEMKDKFKLNFWLTLAPAVITVILLIAFGESGAGATSGPYEFDWIKVLPYIAVLVTAVMGVNVFVVLVGGIFLAGAIGLWYGALAPLSFAQAIYKGFLSMSDIFLLSLFTGGLAEMVSRAGGIAFLLDRVQRFIHGKNSAELGISALVSITDIALANNTVAIIINGEVAKGICCTFRVDPRRSAALLSTFSSIFQGLIPYGAQMLIVTSFAAGRVSPLEVIPYAWFIYLLAISAIVSVFIPFSDGFIKKDPWNFETGKPQSKSAL from the coding sequence ATGGATATTAAGGAAGAAATCAAAACGGGGAAAAAGCTGCTTCGCCAATCCGCCGTCGAGCCGAGCGGAAAGGCACTGATTCCCTTCGCCATCTTTGTCATCGTGTATTTAGGCTGCGGCGTCATCTTGGAATATCAAGGGGCGGAAATGGCCTTTTATCAGTTCCCGGCGCCGCTGGCAGCGATTATCGGCGTCATGGCCGCCTTCGTCTTGCTGACGGGGAGCTTTGACGAGAAGTTTGAGACCTTCGTCCGGGGCTGCGGCGATTCGAACATCCTCATCATGTGCATTATCTACCTGCTGGCCGGGGGCTTTGCCGCCGTGTGCAATGCCAGCGGCTGTCTGGACTCGACGGTCAACCTGGGGTTGACCTATATTCCGGCAGAATACTTGGCTGCAGGGATTTTCATCATTTCCGGCTTCATCGCGACGGCTACGGGCACGTCCTGCGGCAGCGCCGCCGCCGTCGGGCCCATCGCCATTGCTGTCGCCGACAAGGCGGGCATTTCCCTGCCCTTTATCATGGGCTGCGTTATCGGCGGCATCATGCTGGGCGACAACCTGTCCATCATTTCCGACACGACCATCGCGTCGACGCGGACTCAGGGCTGCGAAATGAAGGACAAGTTCAAGCTGAATTTCTGGCTGACCTTAGCGCCGGCAGTCATTACGGTCATCTTACTCATCGCCTTCGGCGAATCGGGAGCCGGCGCGACGTCGGGGCCTTACGAATTCGACTGGATCAAGGTCTTGCCGTATATCGCCGTGCTGGTGACGGCCGTCATGGGCGTGAACGTGTTCGTCGTCCTCGTAGGCGGTATTTTCCTGGCCGGAGCCATCGGCCTGTGGTACGGCGCGCTGGCTCCCTTGTCCTTTGCCCAGGCCATATATAAGGGCTTCCTCAGCATGAGCGACATTTTCCTCCTGTCCTTATTCACCGGCGGCCTGGCGGAAATGGTCAGCCGCGCCGGCGGCATCGCCTTCCTGCTGGACCGGGTGCAGCGCTTTATCCACGGGAAGAATTCGGCCGAGCTGGGGATTTCGGCCCTCGTGTCCATTACGGACATCGCCCTGGCCAACAATACCGTGGCCATCATCATCAACGGCGAAGTCGCCAAGGGAATCTGCTGTACCTTCCGCGTCGACCCGCGCCGCAGCGCCGCGTTGCTCAGCACCTTTTCCTCCATCTTCCAGGGCCTCATCCCCTACGGCGCCCAGATGCTCATTGTGACCAGCTTCGCCGCCGGCAGAGTCTCGCCGCTGGAAGTCATCCCCTACGCCTGGTTCATTTACCTCTTAGCCATTTCAGCTATCGTCTCGGTTTTCATCCCCTTTTCTGACGGCTTTATCAAGAAAGACCCGTGGAACTTTGAAACGGGGAAGCCGCAGAGCAAGTCGGCTCTGTAA
- a CDS encoding MBL fold metallo-hydrolase: MILFAAKERIGMIQQLYHNPDIYQIHVDLPDNPLKYLNSYVVKGPTRHLVIDTGFNRPECQAALCGGLRELDVDLSRTDLFLTHLHGDHSGLVGLFTAAGCPVYMNEIDYTYLCDEHAGQAWQFIEDTYMKEGMPPEDIKSQFTNQARRYSPRIDFPIHAVADGDVVRLADIDFHVIHTPGHTKGICCLYLPEQEIFFTSDHILFDITPNIQVWPNMSDSLDHYLESLEKVRSLPVKLALPGHRKGSTSIVGRIDEIKEHHRRRLNEVLSIAAAQPGSTAYDIAPHMTWSMRGKKWHEFPPTQKWFAMGETLAHIEYLLHHGQLRREEQGGLFRYYPV; encoded by the coding sequence GTGATATTATTTGCTGCAAAGGAGCGAATCGGCATGATCCAACAGCTGTACCACAACCCCGACATCTACCAGATTCACGTAGATTTGCCGGACAACCCCCTGAAATACCTCAACTCGTACGTCGTCAAGGGGCCGACGCGCCACCTGGTCATCGACACGGGGTTCAACCGGCCCGAATGCCAGGCGGCCTTGTGCGGCGGCCTGCGCGAGTTGGACGTCGACCTGAGCCGGACGGACTTGTTTCTGACCCACCTCCACGGCGACCACAGCGGCCTCGTCGGCTTGTTTACCGCCGCCGGCTGCCCCGTATACATGAATGAAATAGACTATACCTATTTGTGCGACGAACACGCCGGACAAGCCTGGCAGTTCATCGAAGACACGTACATGAAGGAAGGCATGCCGCCGGAGGACATCAAGAGCCAGTTCACCAATCAGGCCCGCCGCTACTCGCCGCGCATCGATTTCCCCATCCATGCCGTAGCCGACGGCGACGTCGTGCGCCTGGCCGACATCGACTTTCACGTCATTCATACGCCGGGACACACGAAGGGTATCTGCTGCCTCTACCTGCCGGAGCAGGAAATCTTCTTCACCAGCGACCACATCCTCTTCGACATTACGCCGAACATCCAGGTGTGGCCCAATATGAGCGATTCGTTGGACCATTACCTGGAAAGCCTGGAAAAGGTGCGGAGCCTGCCGGTCAAGCTGGCCCTGCCGGGACACCGCAAGGGCAGTACGTCCATCGTCGGGCGCATCGACGAAATCAAGGAACACCACCGCCGCCGCCTGAACGAAGTCCTGTCCATCGCCGCCGCCCAGCCGGGCTCGACGGCCTACGACATCGCTCCCCATATGACCTGGTCCATGCGCGGCAAGAAGTGGCATGAATTCCCGCCGACGCAGAAATGGTTCGCCATGGGCGAGACCCTAGCCCACATCGAATACCTGCTCCATCACGGCCAGCTGCGCCGGGAAGAGCAGGGCGGATTGTTCCGCTATTATCCCGTATAA
- the dapA gene encoding 4-hydroxy-tetrahydrodipicolinate synthase: MAFKAKGLITPVVTALTEAEAFNKLEYQSFINHLIEAGVHGIFPLGTNGEFYAFTAKEKLEIIEAAVEAVDGRVPVYAGTGCVTTKETIELSKAVQAMGGVDCLSIITPYFAKASQGDLIEHYSAIAKSVDMPILLYNIPARTGNSIEYKTVKQLAAYENIIGIKDSSGNFDNMLKYIENTDPRLCVLAGSDSLILWTLMAGGTGAISGCSNVFPELMVSIYNYWEAGDMEKANESQKKIRAFRNVMQMGNPNSVVKLAVNMRGYNVGPARQPLNCTDPSIVQALKEVFKLYE; the protein is encoded by the coding sequence ATGGCGTTTAAAGCGAAAGGGCTTATTACACCGGTAGTTACTGCATTGACAGAGGCAGAAGCGTTTAATAAATTAGAATATCAATCTTTTATTAACCATTTGATTGAAGCGGGAGTTCACGGTATTTTCCCTTTGGGGACGAACGGTGAATTTTACGCCTTTACGGCCAAAGAAAAATTGGAAATCATCGAAGCTGCTGTAGAAGCCGTCGACGGCCGCGTTCCCGTTTACGCCGGTACGGGCTGCGTGACGACGAAAGAAACGATTGAATTGTCCAAAGCTGTACAGGCTATGGGCGGCGTAGACTGTTTGTCCATCATCACGCCGTACTTCGCAAAGGCCTCTCAGGGCGATCTCATCGAGCACTACAGCGCCATTGCCAAGAGCGTAGATATGCCTATTCTCCTGTACAATATTCCAGCCCGGACGGGAAATTCTATCGAATATAAAACGGTGAAGCAGCTGGCGGCATATGAAAACATCATCGGCATTAAGGACTCGAGCGGCAACTTCGACAACATGCTCAAATATATCGAAAATACGGATCCGCGCTTGTGTGTATTAGCCGGCAGCGATTCTCTCATCCTGTGGACCCTCATGGCTGGCGGTACGGGAGCCATCTCGGGCTGCTCCAACGTCTTCCCCGAATTGATGGTCAGCATTTACAACTATTGGGAAGCAGGCGACATGGAAAAAGCGAACGAATCGCAGAAGAAAATCCGCGCCTTCCGCAACGTCATGCAGATGGGCAATCCCAACTCGGTCGTTAAATTAGCCGTCAACATGAGAGGCTACAACGTAGGGCCGGCCCGGCAACCGTTAAATTGTACGGATCCCAGTATAGTACAAGCGCTTAAAGAAGTATTCAAACTGTATGAGTAA
- the pdxA gene encoding 4-hydroxythreonine-4-phosphate dehydrogenase PdxA encodes MAAKFVGITMGDPAGIGPEISLKALEYHHEYQQSTVIYGSYGVLKYYHDALKMKTPLARIDSVGDFKPGCINVISVVELEVGKDFKIGQVSAAAGDGAYQYIARAIDDAMKGDISVVTTAPLNKEALHKGGHNFDGHTEIFATLTGTQTYTMMLWCETMSVVHVSTHCSLREACDRATKARVLECIHLADDAMKRLGKPSPRIAVAGLNPHSGEAGIFGREEIEEITPAIEAAKQEGLCVDGPVSPDTVFLKAHKGVYDIVVAMYHDQGHIPVKMMAFDSGVNVTLGLPIIRTSVDHGTAFDIAGKGIANEESMLYALDLGKNFITQ; translated from the coding sequence TTGGCAGCAAAATTTGTCGGCATTACGATGGGCGATCCTGCCGGTATCGGCCCTGAAATATCGTTAAAAGCTCTGGAATATCATCATGAATATCAGCAATCTACGGTGATTTACGGCAGCTACGGCGTGTTGAAATACTATCATGACGCGCTGAAGATGAAGACGCCCTTGGCGCGTATCGACAGCGTGGGAGATTTCAAACCGGGCTGTATCAACGTCATTTCCGTCGTAGAGTTGGAAGTGGGAAAGGACTTTAAAATCGGTCAGGTATCTGCCGCCGCCGGCGACGGCGCGTATCAGTATATCGCCCGGGCTATCGACGACGCCATGAAAGGCGATATCAGCGTCGTCACGACGGCGCCGCTCAATAAGGAAGCCCTTCACAAGGGCGGCCATAACTTCGACGGCCACACGGAAATATTCGCGACGCTGACCGGCACTCAGACGTATACGATGATGCTCTGGTGCGAAACGATGTCCGTCGTCCACGTTTCGACGCACTGTTCCCTGCGGGAAGCCTGCGACAGGGCGACGAAGGCCCGCGTCCTCGAATGCATCCATTTAGCCGACGACGCCATGAAGCGGCTGGGAAAACCGTCGCCGCGAATTGCCGTCGCCGGGCTCAATCCGCACAGCGGGGAAGCAGGTATCTTCGGCCGGGAAGAAATTGAAGAAATCACGCCGGCCATTGAAGCTGCGAAGCAGGAAGGCCTTTGCGTAGACGGGCCCGTATCGCCGGACACGGTATTCTTAAAGGCCCATAAGGGCGTATACGACATCGTCGTGGCCATGTACCATGACCAGGGACATATCCCCGTGAAGATGATGGCCTTTGATTCGGGCGTCAACGTCACCCTGGGCCTGCCGATCATCCGCACGTCTGTCGACCACGGCACGGCCTTCGATATTGCCGGAAAGGGAATCGCCAACGAAGAAAGCATGCTGTACGCCTTGGATTTAGGAAAAAACTTTATTACACAATAA
- a CDS encoding LysR family transcriptional regulator produces MTLQQLRYIVEVYKCGSITEAAHRLFIAQPSLSKAIKDVEDEFHITILKRGRHGASFTEDGMKFLQFAHRVLDASDDIYEYFSQGQPKEKDIYLSVSSQHYMFPVDALIRFMQRKAGAAGYVARIREVKTLQVVQDVLVQDSQIGILYVSDLIASYMHRLFEKNNLEFIPFYKFPPYVYLSKRHPLAGQKSLTVQKLARYPYVRYEQGGDPYQFSEEFVIPEICSQKVVYVTDRSTMFSILSHTDAYNLGTGCLIPSVASDDITAIPLKGEFGGMTIGWIQLKNMSLSAEMEEYIRLLRESLCQVAHVRT; encoded by the coding sequence ATGACGCTGCAGCAGCTTAGGTATATCGTGGAGGTGTATAAGTGCGGGTCCATTACGGAGGCAGCCCACCGGCTGTTTATTGCCCAGCCGAGCCTGAGCAAGGCCATTAAGGACGTAGAGGACGAATTTCACATTACGATTTTAAAGCGCGGCCGCCACGGCGCGTCGTTTACGGAAGACGGCATGAAATTTCTCCAGTTTGCCCATCGGGTTCTGGACGCGTCCGACGACATCTACGAGTATTTCTCTCAGGGCCAGCCTAAGGAAAAGGATATCTATCTGTCCGTATCGTCGCAGCACTACATGTTCCCCGTCGACGCGCTGATACGGTTCATGCAGCGGAAGGCCGGCGCGGCGGGCTACGTCGCGCGCATTCGGGAGGTCAAGACGCTGCAGGTCGTACAGGACGTCCTCGTGCAGGACAGCCAGATCGGGATTTTATATGTGTCCGACCTCATCGCCTCGTATATGCACCGGCTGTTTGAGAAAAACAACTTGGAGTTTATCCCCTTTTATAAATTCCCGCCCTACGTCTATCTCAGCAAGCGTCATCCCCTGGCGGGGCAGAAATCGCTGACCGTGCAGAAGCTGGCCCGCTATCCCTATGTGCGGTATGAGCAGGGAGGCGATCCCTATCAGTTTTCCGAAGAATTCGTCATACCGGAAATCTGCTCCCAAAAGGTCGTCTACGTGACGGACCGCTCGACGATGTTCAGCATCTTGTCCCATACGGACGCCTACAATCTGGGCACGGGCTGCCTGATTCCTTCCGTTGCCAGCGACGACATTACGGCTATTCCCCTCAAAGGGGAATTCGGCGGCATGACGATCGGCTGGATACAGCTCAAGAACATGTCTCTCAGCGCGGAAATGGAAGAATACATCCGCCTCCTGCGGGAATCGCTGTGCCAGGTAGCCCATGTCAGGACATAG